In Micrococcus luteus NCTC 2665, a single window of DNA contains:
- a CDS encoding pyridoxal phosphate-dependent aminotransferase produces MAAPARRVSARLSAIAPSATLAVDARAKELKAAGRPVIGFGAGEPDFPTPDYIVEAAVAAARDPKNHRYSPASGLPELREAIAAKTLRDSGVSLEAAQVLVTNGGKQAVYNAFAALLDPQDEVLVPAPYWTTYPEAIRLAGGVPVEVFAGPEQGYKVTVDQLDESVTDRTKVLLFVSPSNPTGAVYSPEETAAIGQWARERGLWVVTDEIYEHLTYDGMPFTSIVRAVPELAEQSVILNGVAKTYAMTGWRVGWMAGPLDVVKAATNLQSHATSNVANVSQRAALAAVAGPLDAVAEMKTAFDRRRRAMVEAMNAVPGFHCPTPQGAFYAYVDVREALGKTYRGGVTPTTSAELAAFILDDAEVAVVPGEAFGPSGYLRLSYALGDADLAEGVERIRALLSA; encoded by the coding sequence ATGGCCGCGCCCGCCCGCCGCGTCTCCGCCCGTCTGTCCGCCATCGCGCCCTCCGCCACCCTCGCCGTCGACGCCCGCGCCAAGGAGCTCAAGGCCGCCGGGCGCCCGGTGATCGGCTTCGGCGCCGGCGAGCCCGACTTCCCCACCCCCGACTACATCGTGGAGGCCGCCGTCGCCGCGGCCCGGGACCCGAAGAACCACCGCTACTCCCCCGCCTCCGGCCTGCCCGAGCTGCGCGAGGCGATCGCGGCCAAGACGCTGCGCGACTCCGGCGTGTCCCTCGAGGCCGCCCAGGTGCTCGTGACCAACGGCGGGAAGCAGGCCGTGTACAACGCCTTCGCCGCCCTGCTGGACCCGCAGGACGAGGTGCTCGTCCCCGCCCCCTACTGGACCACCTACCCCGAGGCGATCCGCCTGGCCGGCGGCGTGCCGGTGGAGGTGTTCGCCGGCCCCGAGCAGGGCTACAAGGTCACCGTGGACCAGCTCGACGAGTCCGTCACGGACCGCACCAAGGTGCTCCTGTTCGTCTCCCCCTCCAACCCCACCGGCGCCGTGTACTCTCCCGAGGAGACGGCGGCGATCGGCCAGTGGGCACGGGAGCGGGGGCTGTGGGTGGTCACCGACGAGATCTACGAGCACCTGACCTACGACGGCATGCCGTTCACCTCGATCGTCCGCGCCGTGCCCGAGCTGGCGGAGCAGTCCGTGATCCTCAACGGCGTCGCCAAGACCTACGCCATGACGGGCTGGCGCGTCGGGTGGATGGCCGGCCCGCTGGACGTGGTCAAGGCCGCCACGAACCTGCAGTCCCACGCCACCTCGAACGTGGCCAACGTGTCGCAGCGGGCCGCGCTGGCCGCCGTCGCGGGCCCGTTGGACGCCGTGGCGGAGATGAAGACGGCGTTCGACCGCCGGCGCCGGGCCATGGTCGAGGCCATGAACGCCGTGCCGGGCTTCCACTGCCCCACCCCGCAGGGCGCGTTCTACGCGTACGTGGACGTGCGGGAGGCGCTCGGGAAGACCTACCGCGGCGGCGTCACCCCCACGACGTCGGCCGAGCTGGCCGCCTTCATCCTCGACGACGCGGAGGTCGCCGTGGTCCCGGGCGAGGCGTTCGGCCCGTCCGGCTATCTGCGACTGTCCTACGCGCTGGGCGATGCGGACCTCGCCGAGGGCGTCGAGCGCATCCGCGCCCTGCTCAGCGCCTGA
- a CDS encoding LuxR C-terminal-related transcriptional regulator has product MTDPAPRTAVVVDNHAIFRSGLRADLDPDRLAIVGEAGDVDEAVRAVLDLAPDVVLLDVHLPGGAGGGGAEVAERVLARRPAQRFLALSVSDAAEDVVAVIRAGARGYITKTASGAEVADAAVRVADGDAVFSPRLAGFVLDAFRGTAPASPPVPAAATSGAAAPDEDLDRLSAREREVMRLIARGYTYREAGVELFISDRTVETHVSSVLRKLQLSNRHELTRWAARRGYA; this is encoded by the coding sequence ATGACCGACCCCGCCCCGCGGACGGCCGTCGTCGTGGACAACCACGCGATCTTCCGCTCCGGCCTGCGCGCCGACCTGGACCCGGACCGACTCGCCATCGTCGGCGAGGCCGGGGACGTGGACGAGGCCGTCCGCGCCGTGCTGGACCTGGCGCCGGATGTGGTACTGCTGGACGTGCACCTGCCCGGCGGGGCCGGCGGCGGGGGAGCGGAGGTGGCCGAACGCGTCCTCGCGCGCCGACCCGCGCAGCGGTTCCTGGCACTGTCCGTCTCGGACGCGGCCGAGGACGTCGTCGCCGTGATCCGTGCGGGGGCCCGCGGCTACATCACCAAGACGGCCTCCGGCGCGGAGGTGGCGGACGCGGCGGTCCGCGTGGCCGACGGCGATGCCGTGTTCTCGCCCCGACTGGCCGGGTTCGTCCTCGACGCCTTCCGCGGCACGGCGCCCGCGTCCCCGCCCGTCCCCGCCGCGGCGACGAGCGGCGCTGCGGCCCCCGACGAGGACCTCGACCGCCTCTCGGCACGGGAGCGGGAGGTCATGCGGCTGATCGCCCGCGGCTACACCTACCGGGAGGCCGGGGTGGAGCTGTTCATCTCGGACCGCACGGTCGAGACCCACGTGTCCTCCGTGCTGCGCAAGCTCCAGCTCTCCAACCGCCACGAGCTGACCCGCTGGGCCGCGCGCCGCGGATACGCCTGA
- a CDS encoding ATP-binding protein has product MPTPSAPAQAPRPPLMRHGADRPVSGVAAGLARHLGVPAGRVRAALALLSLVGGAGLALYVWLWLLMPEEGPDGAPAADAPTLRGRAPEVLERVREGGWPVLLAAVVLGVGVLTVADGLGLAVDWALVGPVAVLVIGLGLAWMQLDLAGGPRAGRSGRLVRLVLGTALVLLAVLAIVLGAVSSGELWRALLAAVAMLAGAALVAMPYVLAWLRRRDAERTAFAVQAQRAEIAAHLHDSVLQSLALIQRRAHDADAVARVARAQERELRQFLALDSRGGPHSLAEALEEHAAAVEDAHGSRVEVVAVGRAAGAWLEPLAAAAREAMQNAARHAGDAQVFAEADEDDHGRAVAEVFVRDRGPGFDLHTVPADRLGVRESILGRMERPGGTARIRSGPGGTEVHLTLTEPEGARARTGQEHP; this is encoded by the coding sequence ATGCCCACTCCGTCCGCGCCCGCGCAGGCCCCGCGTCCGCCGTTGATGCGGCACGGGGCCGACCGTCCGGTGTCCGGCGTCGCCGCGGGGCTCGCCCGGCATCTCGGGGTGCCCGCCGGCCGCGTCCGCGCGGCCCTGGCGCTGCTGAGCCTGGTGGGCGGCGCGGGCCTGGCCCTGTACGTGTGGCTCTGGCTGCTCATGCCGGAGGAGGGCCCGGACGGCGCTCCCGCCGCCGACGCCCCCACCCTCCGTGGTCGCGCCCCCGAGGTGCTCGAGCGGGTGCGCGAGGGCGGCTGGCCGGTCCTGCTGGCCGCCGTGGTGCTCGGCGTGGGCGTGCTGACCGTCGCGGACGGCCTCGGCCTCGCCGTCGACTGGGCGCTCGTGGGCCCGGTGGCCGTCCTCGTGATCGGCCTCGGCCTGGCCTGGATGCAGCTCGACCTGGCGGGTGGGCCCCGGGCCGGGCGGAGCGGACGACTGGTCCGCCTCGTGCTCGGCACGGCCCTCGTGCTGCTGGCGGTGCTGGCCATCGTCCTGGGTGCCGTGAGCTCGGGCGAGCTGTGGCGGGCCCTGCTGGCCGCCGTCGCGATGCTCGCCGGCGCGGCGCTGGTGGCCATGCCCTACGTCCTGGCCTGGCTGCGCCGACGCGACGCGGAGCGGACCGCGTTCGCGGTGCAGGCCCAGCGCGCCGAGATCGCGGCGCACCTGCACGACTCGGTGCTGCAGTCCCTCGCCCTCATCCAGCGCCGCGCCCATGACGCGGACGCGGTGGCCCGGGTGGCCCGCGCCCAGGAGCGTGAGCTGCGTCAGTTCCTCGCCCTGGACTCCCGTGGCGGCCCGCACTCCCTGGCGGAGGCGCTCGAAGAGCACGCCGCCGCCGTCGAGGACGCACACGGGTCCCGGGTGGAGGTCGTGGCCGTGGGGCGGGCCGCGGGAGCGTGGCTCGAGCCGCTCGCGGCCGCGGCACGCGAGGCCATGCAGAACGCGGCCCGGCACGCGGGTGACGCGCAGGTCTTCGCGGAGGCAGATGAGGACGACCACGGCCGCGCCGTCGCGGAGGTGTTCGTCCGGGACCGCGGCCCCGGCTTCGACCTGCACACGGTCCCGGCCGACCGGCTCGGCGTGCGGGAGTCGATCCTCGGCCGCATGGAGCGTCCCGGCGGGACCGCCCGCATCCGGTCCGGCCCGGGCGGCACCGAGGTCCACCTGACGCTGACCGAGCCCGAGGGTGCGCGAGCGCGCACCGGACAGGAGCACCCATGA